A portion of the Candidatus Cloacimonadota bacterium genome contains these proteins:
- a CDS encoding metalloregulator ArsR/SmtB family transcription factor, giving the protein MSPTDAKYTEMATIMKALAHPTRLFILDRLNQQEHCVCELQELICADMSTVSKHLSVLRNAGIISSRKHNNQVFYSLLCPCVLNMYECVIDLKKRS; this is encoded by the coding sequence ATGTCTCCCACTGACGCCAAATATACCGAGATGGCCACCATCATGAAAGCCCTGGCCCATCCCACCCGGCTCTTCATCCTGGACCGGCTGAACCAGCAGGAACACTGCGTCTGCGAACTGCAGGAACTGATCTGCGCGGATATGTCCACGGTTTCCAAACACCTCTCCGTGCTCCGGAACGCCGGGATCATCAGCAGCCGCAAACACAACAACCAGGTTTTCTACAGCCTGCTTTGCCCCTGTGTGCTGAACATGTATGAATGTGTGATTGACCTGAAAAAACGGAGTTGA